The proteins below come from a single Melospiza georgiana isolate bMelGeo1 chromosome 4, bMelGeo1.pri, whole genome shotgun sequence genomic window:
- the ASB13 gene encoding ankyrin repeat and SOCS box protein 13: MESPGGSGSLRGDIGFWADRTPVHEAARLGETARLRQLIESGACVNAVTYDSITPLHEASLRGQAQCVQLLLEAGAQVDARNIDGSTPLCDACASGSIECVRVLLSHGAKVNPPLYTASPLHEACMNGSPECVQLLIEVGANLEAHDCHFGTPLHVACAREHLDCAKLLLQAGANVNAAKLHETALHHAAKVRNVDLVELLVEFGGNIYARDNRGKKPSDYTWSSSPAAKCFEFYEKTPLSLLQLCRVSVRRAAGRRGLHEISKLQIPPRLIQYLSYN; encoded by the exons ATGGAGAGCCCCGGCGGCAGCGGCTCCCTGAGGGGTGACATCG GTTTCTGGGCAGACCGGACGCCGGTGCACGAGGCCGCGCGCCTCGGGGAGACGGCGCGGCTGCGGCAGCTGATCGAGAGCGGGGCCTGCGTCAACGCCGTCACCTACGACTCCATCACGCCCCTGCACGAGGCCAGCCTGCGCGGGCAGGCCCAGTgcgtgcagctgctgctggaggcggGGGCACAG gtggaCGCGCGGAACATCGACGGCAGCACGCCGCTGTGCGACGCCTGCGCCTCGGGCAGCATCGAGTGCGTGCGGGTGCTGCTGTCGCACGGCGCCAAGGTGAACCCGCCGCTGTACACGGCCTCGCCCCTGCACGAGGCCTGCATGAACG GCAGCCCCGAGTGCGTGCAGCTCCTGATCGAGGTGGGTGCCAACCTGGAGGCGCACGACTGCCACTTCGGGACCCCCCTGCACGTGGCCTGTGCCCGCGAGCACCTGGACTGtgccaagctgctgctgcaggcag GGGCCAACGTGAACGCGGCCAAGCTGCACGAGACGGCGCTGCACCACGCGGCCAAGGTGAGGAACGTGGACctggtggagctgctggtggagtTTGGGGGCAACATCTACGCCCGGGACAACCGGGGCAAGAAACCCTCGGACTacacctggagcagcagccccgcGGCCAAGTGCTTCGAGTTCTATGAGA AGACGCCgctgagcctgctgcagctgtgccgcGTGTCGGTGCGCAGAGCCGCCGGCCGCCGGGGCCTGCACGAGATCTCCAAGCTCCAGATCCCCCCCCGGCTCATCCAGTACCTGTCCTACAACTGA
- the LOC131082238 gene encoding calmodulin, striated muscle, whose protein sequence is MAERLSEEKITEFKEAFSLFDRDGDGCITTRELGTVMRSLGQNPTEAELQDMVGEVDADGSGTIDFPEFLSLMARKMRDTDSEEEIREAFRVFDKDGNGYISAAELRHVMTNLGEKLTDEEVDEMIKEADCNNDGQVNYEEFVRMMTEK, encoded by the coding sequence ATGGCCGAGCGGCTGTCGGAGGAGAAGATCACCGAGTTCAAGGAGGCGTTCTCGCTCTTCGACCGCGACGGCGACGGCTGCATCACCACGCGGGAGCTGGGCACCGTCATGCGCTCGCTGGGCCAGAACCCCACCGAGGCCGAGCTGCAGGACATGGTGGGCGAGGTGGACGCCGACGGCAGCGGCACCATCGACTTCCCCGAGTTCCTGTCGCTGATGGCGAGGAAGATGAGGGACACGGACAGCGAGGAGGAGATCCGGGAGGCGTTCCGGGTGTTCGACAAGGACGGCAACGGCTACATCAGCGCGGCCGAGCTGCGGCACGTCATGACCAACCTGGGCGAGAAGCTGACGGACGAGGAGGTGGACGAGATGATCAAGGAGGCCGACTGCAACAACGACGGGCAGGTCAACTACGAGGAGTTCGTGAGGATGATGACGGAGAAGTGA
- the NET1 gene encoding neuroepithelial cell-transforming gene 1 protein: protein MVAHDELGGLLPIKRTIRVIDAQNQHFREQEEPSTKRVRPLARVTSLANLISPVRNGAVRRFGQTIQSFTLRSDSKSPGCAQKSCSRSAAPTPPKRRNSVLWSEMLDVNTKESLSTKEIKRQEAIYEMSRGEQDLIEDLKLARKAYHDPMLKLSIMSEEELTHIFGDLDSYIPLHEDLLASLGEATKPDGTVEQIGPILVKWLPRLHAYKGYCSNQLAAKALLDQKKQDRRVQDFLQRCLESPFSRKLDLWSFLDIPRSRLVKYPLLLKEILRHTPKEHPDIHILEEAISIIQGVLSDINLKKGESECQYYIDKLEYLDEKQKDPRIEGSKALLCHGELKNKNGHKLYVFLFQEILVLTRPVTRNERQAFQVYRQPIPVQELLLEDLQDGDVKMGGSFRGAFGNSDKAKNIFRVRFQEPGPGQSHTLQANDVFHKQQWLSCLRAAIAPFRRSAPGPELAELPELSEECEENNPNNPNNPNSRGMGMSHVEPEQSAALPDSGEAKGLKSHRSSSGHRKCREKQLSGKRKETLV from the exons ATGGTGGCGCACGACGAGCTCGGCGGGCTGCTGCCCATCAAAAGGACTATCCGGGTCATCGACGCGCAGAACCAGCACTtcagggagcaggag GAGCCAAGCACGAAACGGGTCCGGCCTTTAGCACGAGTCACCTCCCTGGCCAACCTGATCTCCCCCGTCAGAAATGGGGCAGTTCGGCGCTTTGGGCAGACAATCCAG TCGTTCACCCTGCGCAGCGACAGCAAatcccctggctgtgcccagaagTCGTGCAGCAGGTctgctgctcccactccccccaaGAGAAGGAACAGTGTCCTTTGGTCTGAGATGTTGGATGTGAACACGAAGGAATCCCTGAGCACCAAGGAAATCAAACGCCAGGAG GCCATCTATGAAATGTCCAGGGGAGAGCAGGACCTGATTGAAGACCTGAAGCTGGCCAGAAAG GCCTACCACGACCCCATGCTGAAACTCTCCATCATGTCTGAGGAGGAGCTCACCCACATTTTTGGGGACTTGGATTCCTACATTCCTCTGCATGAAG ACTTACTGGCAAGCTTGGGAGAAGCAACAAAACCAGATGGAACCGTGGAGCAGATTGGGCCTATCCTTGTGAAGTGG CTACCCCGACTGCACGCCTACAAAGGCTACTGCAGCAACCAGCTGGCAGCCAAAGCGCTGCTGGACCAGAAGAAGCAGGACAGGAGGGTGCAGGATTTCCTGCAGCGCTGCCTCGAGTCTCCCTTCAGCCGCAAGCTGGACCTGTGGAGCTTCCTGGACATCCCTCGGAGCCGCCTGGTCAAATACCCCCTGCTCCTCAAGGAGATCCTGAGGCACACCCCCAAGGAGCACCCCGACATCCACatcctggaggaggct aTATCCATAATCCAAGGAGTCCTCTCTGACATCAACCTGAAGAAGGGTGAGTCTGAGTGCCAGTACTACATTGACAAGCTGGAGTACCTGGATGAGAAGCAGAAGGATCCAAGGATTGAAGGCAGCAAAGCTTTGCTGTGCCACGGGGAGCTGAAGAACAAAAATGGACAC AAGCTCTACGTCTTCCTCTTCCAAGAAATCCTGGTGCTGACGCGGCCGGTGACCCGCAACGAGCGCCAGGCGTTCCAGGTGTACCggcagcccatccctgtgcaggagctgctcctcgAGGACCTCCAGGATGGAGATGTCAAAATGGGGGGCTCCTTCCGAGGGGCTTTTGGCAATTCTGATAAAG CCAAGAACATCTTCCGAGTGCGTTTCCAGGAGCCCGGCCCGGGCCAGTCGCACACGCTGCAGGCCAACGACGTGTTCCACAAGCAGcagtggctgagctgcctccgCGCCGCCATCGCCCCCTTCCGCCGGAGCGCTCCCGGCCCCGAGCTCGCCGAGCTGCCCGAGCTGAGCGAGGAGTGCGAGGAGAACAACCCCAACAACCCCAACAATCCCAACAGCCGGGGAATGGGAATGTCCCACGTGGAGCCGGAGCAGAGCGCGGCCCTGCCGGACTCGGGGGAAGCCAAGGGGCTCAAATCCCACAGGAGCTCGTCGGGGCACCGGAAATGCAGGGAGAAGCAGCTCAGCGGGAAGCGGAAAGAAACGCTGGTGTAG